In the Ictalurus punctatus breed USDA103 chromosome 7, Coco_2.0, whole genome shotgun sequence genome, one interval contains:
- the ponzr6 gene encoding cornifelin, which yields MANTTITVQPGVMLPAYAKTSTWSTGLCDCCDDMSVCCFGFWCPWCLMCTTSQEFGECLCLPLLDLCFGALIPPASYSVRSAMRERYRIQGTMCDDCCVVSCCGICSWCQMARELKLRRQPQVFVNPPVNVTYQAPANAPLVNPSYQQPAVNPGYQPLQPNNPPMYAQPSKSTDPHGAGLYPAV from the exons ATGGCTAATACTACAATCACCGTCCAGCCAGGGGTGATGTTGCCGGCTTATGCCAAAACTAGCACATGGAGCACTGGCTTGTGTGACTGCTGCGACGACATGAGCGTCT GCTGTTTTGGTTTCTGGTGCCCCTGGTGTTTGATGTGTACTACCAGCCAAGAGTTTGGAGAATGCCTTTGTCTCCCTCTGCTGGATCTGTGCTTCGGGGCCCTCATACCACCCGCCAGTTATTCTGTGAGAAGTgccatgagagagagataccgcATCCAG GGCACAATGTGTGATGACTGTTGCGTGGTGTCCTGCTGTGGAATCTGCTCATGGTGTCAGATGGCCAGAGAGCTGAAGCTCCGCAGACAGCCCCAGGTGTTTGTGAACCCGCCGGTGAACGTGACCTACCAAGCACCAGCGAACGCACCGTTGGTGAATCCGTCCTACCAGCAGCCTGCTGTGAATCCGGGCTACCAGCCACTGCAGCCTAATAACCCTCCTATGTACGCCCAGCCTTCCAAGTCAACTGACCCTCATGGTGCAGGACTGTATCCGGCTGTATAA
- the tifa gene encoding TRAF-interacting protein with FHA domain-containing protein A: MLAVSQTMVTEESLTCLHIQLYHPDQSTQPLFSFLRMKEPYKISVEDPIRLGRDGQSCSFVLNDTRVSRKQLSIQGYRKAGSPNLHFTVQNMSQRSKVMVNGYELGHLERADLQEKALLRFSKYELLIWQEPGEAQERFEVLFEKLNVSPSREMGIDVPCRIAVMDTGVRNCQNGPPMIPEPLESDETLYM, from the coding sequence ATGCTGGCTGTATCTCAAACCATGGTGACGGAGGAAAGCCTCACCTGTCTCCACATTCAGCTGTATCATCCAGACCAGTCCACGCAACCTCTGTTCAGCTTTCTGCGCATGAAAGAACCTTACAAGATCAGCGTCGAAGATCCCATCAGGCTGGGCCGAGATGGACAGTCGTGCTCGTTTGTGCTGAATGACACCCGTGTCTCCCGAAAGCAGCTCTCCATCCAGGGGTATCGCAAGGCTGGTAGCCCAAACCTACACTTCACTGTGCAGAACATGAGCCAGAGAAGCAAGGTTATGGTAAACGGGTATGAACTGGGCCATCTGGAGCGGGCTGATCTGCAGGAAAAGGCCCTGCTCAGATTTAGCAAGTATGAGTTGCTGATTTGGCAAGAGCCTGGTGAGGCACAGGAGAGATTTGAAGTTTTGTTTGAAAAGCTGAATGTTTCCCCGTCAAGGGAAATGGGTATAGACGTGCCATGCAGGATAGCAGTGATGGATACAGGTGTGAGAAACTGTCAGAATGGACCACCAATGATTCCAGAGCCACTGGAAAGTGATGAGACACTGTATATGTAG